A DNA window from Streptomyces canus contains the following coding sequences:
- a CDS encoding phosphatase has protein sequence MPIPGTPSRAELVDHLVKTRIAGEVATPRENNLSHYRQLANGNRHYWFGLELGDRWSDEQDVLAVMAERVGVNDDPEYRYGQDTIDPELTVGGLERMAARLRKAADGQQRVLFATGHPGGMLDVHHATAAALRTAGCEIVVIPDGLQTDEGYVMQFADVAVLEHGATLWHTHSGDPMKAILTALEREGRPLPDLVVADHGWAGYAGQHGVDSVGYADSNDPALFLAEAEGTVQVTVPLDDHVVSPRYYDPMTAYLLAEAGLA, from the coding sequence ATGCCGATACCCGGGACACCCAGCCGCGCCGAGCTCGTCGACCACCTTGTGAAGACCCGCATCGCGGGTGAGGTCGCCACCCCGCGTGAGAACAACCTCTCCCACTACCGCCAGCTGGCGAACGGCAACCGCCACTACTGGTTCGGCCTGGAGCTCGGGGACCGCTGGAGTGACGAGCAGGACGTGCTCGCGGTGATGGCGGAGCGCGTGGGGGTCAACGACGACCCGGAGTACCGGTACGGCCAGGACACCATCGACCCCGAGCTGACCGTCGGCGGCCTGGAGCGCATGGCGGCCCGGCTGCGCAAGGCGGCGGACGGACAGCAGCGGGTGCTGTTCGCCACCGGCCACCCCGGCGGCATGCTCGACGTCCACCACGCCACGGCCGCCGCGCTGCGCACGGCCGGCTGCGAGATCGTGGTCATCCCGGACGGGTTGCAGACGGACGAGGGGTATGTCATGCAGTTCGCGGACGTGGCGGTCCTGGAGCACGGCGCCACGCTGTGGCACACGCATTCCGGCGACCCGATGAAGGCCATCCTCACGGCCCTGGAGCGCGAGGGCCGTCCGCTGCCCGACCTGGTCGTCGCCGACCACGGCTGGGCGGGCTACGCCGGACAGCACGGCGTGGACTCGGTGGGCTACGCCGACTCCAACGACCCGGCGCTGTTCCTGGCGGAGGCCGAGGGGACGGTCCAGGTGACCGTGCCGCTGGACGACCACGTGGTGAGCCCGCGCTACTACGACCCGATGACGGCGTATCTGCTGGCGGAAGCGGGACTGGCCTAG
- a CDS encoding acyl-CoA thioesterase, producing the protein MSQALQDLLDLLDLEQIEENIFRGHSRAAVVPRVFGGQVAAQALVAAGRTVPEDRLAHSLHAYFLRPGDPGAPIVYTVDRMNDGRSFTARRVVAVQHGQPIFALSASFQRHEEGFDHQAAMPAAPDPATLPTSADRLRGYDHLDPAVVERFLEAREAIDLRYADDPPYGKFGEPREPHSQVWFRTNGKLADDPLLHVVLATYVSDMTLLDSILLAHGRGGWAVGDVVGASLDHAMWFHRPFRADEWLLYDQESPSAQGGRGLGQARIYTQDGRLAISVIQEGVVRAPR; encoded by the coding sequence ATGAGCCAGGCACTTCAGGATCTCCTCGATCTGCTCGACCTCGAGCAGATCGAGGAGAACATCTTCCGCGGCCACTCCCGCGCCGCCGTCGTCCCCCGCGTCTTCGGCGGGCAGGTCGCGGCGCAGGCGCTGGTCGCCGCCGGGCGGACGGTCCCCGAGGACCGGCTCGCCCACTCCCTGCACGCGTACTTCCTGCGCCCCGGCGACCCCGGCGCGCCGATCGTCTACACCGTCGACCGCATGAACGACGGCCGGTCCTTCACCGCCCGCCGGGTCGTCGCCGTCCAGCACGGCCAGCCGATCTTCGCCCTCTCCGCCTCCTTCCAGCGGCACGAAGAGGGCTTCGACCACCAGGCCGCCATGCCCGCCGCCCCCGACCCGGCCACGCTGCCCACCTCCGCGGACCGGCTGCGCGGCTACGACCACCTGGACCCGGCGGTCGTGGAGCGCTTCCTGGAAGCCCGCGAGGCCATCGACCTGCGCTACGCCGACGACCCGCCGTACGGAAAGTTCGGCGAGCCGCGCGAGCCGCACTCCCAGGTCTGGTTCCGCACCAACGGCAAGCTCGCTGACGATCCGCTGCTCCACGTCGTCCTCGCCACGTACGTCTCCGACATGACGCTCCTCGACTCGATCCTCCTCGCGCACGGCCGCGGCGGCTGGGCCGTCGGTGACGTCGTCGGGGCCTCGCTCGACCACGCGATGTGGTTCCACCGCCCCTTCCGCGCGGACGAGTGGCTCCTGTACGACCAGGAGTCCCCGTCGGCCCAGGGCGGCCGCGGCCTCGGCCAGGCCCGCATCTACACGCAGGACGGCCGGCTGGCGATCTCGGTGATCCAGGAGGGCGTGGTCCGCGCGCCCAGGTGA
- a CDS encoding acyl-CoA dehydrogenase family protein produces the protein MRRTVFNEDHEAFRETLRAFIEAEVVPVYDEWFAAGQAPRDFYYKLAELGVFGIRVDEEFGGAGIDSYKFEAVMYEETARAGVQFGGSGVHVLLGLPYIKMLATDEQKKRFLPKFVTGEEMWALAMTEPGTGSDLAGMKTTAKLSEDGTHYVLNGSKTFITGGVHADRVIVCARTSAPTAEDRRHGISLFAVDTKSEGYSIGRKLDKLGLKTSDTAELAFVDVKVPVEDLLGEENKGFYYLGHNLASERWGIAFGAYAQAKAAVRFAKEYVQERTVFGKPVASFQNTKFELAACQAEVDAAEAVADRALEALDAGELTPAEAASAKLFCTEVAHRVIDRCLQLHGGYGFMNEYPIARLYADNRVNRIYGGTSEIMKTIIAKDMGL, from the coding sequence GTGCGCCGTACTGTGTTCAACGAGGACCACGAGGCGTTCCGGGAGACCCTGCGCGCCTTCATCGAGGCCGAGGTCGTTCCGGTCTACGACGAGTGGTTCGCGGCCGGTCAGGCGCCGCGCGACTTCTACTACAAGCTCGCCGAGCTCGGCGTCTTCGGCATCCGCGTGGACGAGGAGTTCGGCGGCGCCGGCATCGACTCGTACAAGTTCGAGGCCGTGATGTACGAGGAGACCGCGCGCGCGGGCGTGCAGTTCGGTGGCTCCGGTGTGCACGTCCTGCTCGGACTGCCGTACATCAAGATGCTCGCGACGGACGAGCAGAAGAAGCGGTTCCTGCCGAAGTTCGTCACCGGTGAGGAGATGTGGGCCCTCGCGATGACCGAGCCGGGCACCGGCTCCGACCTCGCGGGCATGAAGACCACCGCCAAGCTCTCCGAGGACGGCACGCACTACGTCCTCAACGGCTCCAAGACCTTCATCACCGGTGGCGTCCACGCCGACCGCGTGATCGTCTGCGCCCGCACCTCCGCGCCCACCGCCGAGGACCGCCGGCACGGCATCTCCCTCTTCGCCGTGGACACCAAGTCCGAGGGCTACTCCATCGGCCGCAAGCTCGACAAGCTCGGCCTGAAGACCTCCGACACCGCCGAGCTCGCGTTCGTCGACGTCAAGGTCCCCGTCGAGGACCTCCTCGGCGAGGAGAACAAGGGCTTCTACTACCTCGGCCACAACCTCGCCTCCGAGCGCTGGGGCATCGCCTTCGGCGCCTACGCGCAGGCCAAGGCCGCCGTCCGGTTCGCCAAGGAGTACGTCCAGGAGCGCACCGTCTTCGGCAAGCCGGTCGCCTCCTTCCAGAACACCAAGTTCGAGCTGGCCGCCTGCCAGGCCGAGGTCGACGCGGCCGAGGCCGTCGCCGACCGCGCCCTCGAGGCCCTGGACGCCGGCGAGCTCACCCCCGCCGAGGCCGCCTCCGCCAAGCTGTTCTGCACCGAGGTCGCCCACCGCGTCATCGACCGCTGCCTCCAGCTGCACGGCGGCTACGGCTTCATGAACGAGTACCCGATCGCCCGCCTGTACGCGGACAACCGCGTCAACCGCATCTACGGCGGCACCAGCGAGATCATGAAGACGATCATCGCGAAGGACATGGGTCTGTAA